The following are encoded together in the Perca flavescens isolate YP-PL-M2 chromosome 22, PFLA_1.0, whole genome shotgun sequence genome:
- the mynn gene encoding myoneurin, with protein sequence MAHVTNHGKLLLQRLHQQREMDFLCDITIMVRDVEFRAHRNILAAFSKYFSAQAEKGQDVTTLDPDKVSRYALEKLLEFIYTGQMNLSSTRQAAVRRAAVFLGMSEATKFLEETSHWSELSETSQSEADKEAGLSPSSPASPGSASSPVPLSIVSVTGEYQEDGHAGDKTGDQPRDGEAEEGEGEKSDGEYTPTTPKSVGRGQGRKRGRPPKSLSGEQTVEPSSSVDGTPKTQGYRGRGRGRGRGRGRGRGRGRGRGGFKSEDVSLEDSDADGSVKDLGDTSEDWSPSLEDETPSKKPRPSSGEGRRGRVMKEEEEEDEDSGGAGTDDGGGEREEGEVGEQDASEMDEMTLSCTECNKLFKDVSSLRRHEKIHKGLKPFVCIFCSKNFRQATQLKTHLRIHTGEKPFNCSSCDKCFAQKCQLVAHRRMHHGEEKPYTCERCGFKFATSSNYKIHIRLHSGEKPYVCDICGQAFAQSSTLTYHKRRHTGEKPYQCDLCGMSFSVSSSLIAHARKHTGETPYKCSQPQCAASFVTSSELKKHMRRLHPEGNNGVQCLLCGNRFASVKNMIKHQEKAHADEVRQHKERARAVVLLASSHPVAFVQSKLSQENKGMASIPEDEPSNPEPTTPNPKASAPSAATAAAATATTTTATADVQDFKAEPANPANEQVTYEPDQEQTINSDTLHALVEQLRPQPSPAPSLEQIVIIRTVDNPPQQ encoded by the exons ATGGCTCATGTCACCAATCATGGGAAGCTGCTGTTGCAGCGCCTACATCAGCAGCGAGAGATGGACTTCTTGTGCGATATAACCATAATGGTGAGAGACGTGGAGTTCAGAGCCCACCGCAACATCCTGGCTGCGTTCAGCAAGTACTTCTCCGCCCAGGCTGAAAAGGGTCAAGATGTCACAACGTTGGACCCCGATAAGGTCAGCCGCTACGCTCTGGAGAAACTCCTGGAGTTCATCTACACCGGACAGATGAACCTCAGCAG TACCAGACAAGCCGCGGTGCGCCGAGCGGCAGTGTTCCTGGGGATGTCCGAGGCCACGAAGTTTCTGGAGGAAACGTCCCACTGGTCCGAGCTGAGCGAAACGTCCCAGTCCGAGGCCGATAAAGAAGCCGGTCTCTCTCCTTCCAGCCCGGCCTCTCCTGGCAGCGCCAGCTCTCCCGTCCCCCTGTCCATTGTCTCCGTCACAGGGGAGTACCAGGAGGACGGCCATGCCGGCGACAAGACGGGCGACCAGCCCAGAGATGGAGAGGcggaagagggagagggagagaaaagcgACGGAGAGTACACCCCCACTACGCCAAAGAGCGTCGGAAGAGGACAGGGAAGGAAGAGAGGCCGACCGCCGAAGAGTTTGAGTGGCGAACAAACGGTGGAGCCGAGCAGCTCGGTTGACGGCACGCCCAAAACCCAGGGCTacagggggagagggagaggaagagggagagggagggggagggggagaggcagaggcagagggagaggtGGATTCAAAAGTGAAGATGTGTCTTTGGAAGATTCAGACGCAGATGGGAGCGTGAAGGATTTAGGGGACACCTCCGAGGACTGGAGCCCTTCTCTGGAGGACGAGACTCCGTCTAAGAAGCCTCGGCCGAGCAgcggggaggggaggagggggagag tgatgaaggaggaggaggaggaagacgaggacAGCGGCGGCGCGGGGACGGACGACGGCGGCGGCGAGCGAGAGGAGGGGGAAGTCGGGGAACAGGATGCGTCCGAAATGGACGAGATGACGCTGTCGTGCACCGAGTGCAACAAACTGTTCAAAGACGTGAGCAGCCTGCGCCGGCACGAGAAGATCCACAAGGGCCTGAAGCCGTTTGTCTGCATCTTCTGCTCCAAAAACTTCAGACAAGCCACGCAGCTGAAAACACACCTGCGCATCCACACAG GCGAGAAGCCGTTTAATTGCTCCAGCTGCGACAAGTGTTTTGCCCAGAAGTGTCAGCTGGTTGCTCACCGCCGGATGCACCACGGCGAGGAGAAGCCGTACACCTGCGAGCGCTGCGGATTCAAGTTCGCCACCTCGTCCAACTACAAAATACACATCAG GCTGCACAGTGGCGAGAAGCCGTACGTCTGTGACATCTGTGGTCAGGCGTTCGCTCAGTCGAGCACGTTGACCTATCACAAGCGCCGACACACCGGAGAGAAACCGTACCAGTGTGACCTGTGCGGCATGtccttttctgtctcttcttctctcatcGCTCACGCACGAAAACACACCG gtgAGACGCCGTACAAATGTTCCCAGCCGCAATGTGCCGCAAGCTTTGTGACGTCTTCCGAATTGAAGAAACACATGAGGCGCCTTCACCCGG aggggaACAACGGTGTCCAGTGTCTGCTGTGTGGAAACAGGTTCGCCAGCGTGAAGAACATGATCAAACACCAGGAGAAGGCTCACGCTGATGAAGTGCGGCAACACAAGGAGAGAGCcagagcag TAGTCCTCCTGGCTTCCAGCCACCCTGTGGCCTTCGTCCAGAGCAAACTCTCCCAGGAAAACAAAGGAATGGCTTCCATCCCGGAAGACGAGCCCTCCAACCCCGAGCCGACCACCCCGAACCCGAAAGCATCGGCTCCATCTGCCGCCACGGCCGCCGCCGCCACGGCAACCACCACCACGGCCACCGCCGACGTGCAGGACTTCAAGGCGGAGCCGGCTAACCCCGCCAACGAGCAGGTGACCTACGAACCGGACCAGGAGCAGACCATCAACTCGGACACGCTCCACGCCCTGGTGGAGCAGCTGAGGCCACAGCCCTCTCCGGCCCCGAGCCTGGAGCAGATCGTCATCATCAGGACGGTGGACAACCCTCCGCAGCAGTGA